The sequence below is a genomic window from Synechococcus sp. PCC 7335.
CTTTTCCCAAGAGCACCACAGCATTGTCTCGACCTACACAAACGAGCAGATGATTGCCTTTTGGGAAGGAAATGGCTTTGCCAAAGTCATCCTAGTTGATGCTAAAGCGTACGATGATGCCAACCAAGAGGGTGCTTATGTAGATAGCACCAACTTTTCTGACAAGCAGCGCACCGTCTTTACCCAAGCGATTCTAGAAGCTACGGACGCAGCGGCGAAGTCGGCGCTAGGCGGTACCCAAACCGTTTTGATCGTAAAGCAGCTAAAAGGGGCAGGCGTTCACAAAAGAGGCTCACAGTCTCACAACCTGTACGCTGGTGATAGCTTGGACAAAGATTATATCGTCAGTGCTTTGAAAGCAAGAGCGCTGCCCCCTGAGGGCTGGGCACTAGTTAGAGAGAACTTCTCTCGCTCTCATGGTGGACCTGCCGCTAAAACTGCTGTCACTGAATCTGAGCTGCCGCTATCTGATTTAGGCTCGCTTCCACTGAGTGAATTTGATCTAGGAGAGGATAACAAGCAGGTTGCTACGACAGCGATGGGCACCTTGGTTGCCCATGTTGGTCAACAAGATCCAAACTTTGTTGTTACTAACGCTGATGGTAACGCGGCTTCTGGTATCAACAATATTAACCAGGCGCTGAAGATTATTCATCCGACAACAGACGACACTTATTTTCAGGGGCCAAAGGGTCAGGTTTACGAGCCGCTCAGTGAAGACGCCTGCGCTGGGCTAGCGGCAGCTCAGGCTTTGATGGGTGCCCGTAGCCTGTGGTGTTCTTACGAATCTTTTGCAATCAACGGCCTACCGATTTGGCAGACAACAACTCAGGCAATGGCCGAATTGCGTAGACCAACGCCGTCTACGATTTGCTTGTTTACTGCTGGCTCATTAGAGCAAGGACGCAACGGCTGGACTCATCAACGGCCAGAGATCGAGAATTACTTTGCAGCAATGATGAAGAATGGAAATATCTTTCCGCTATTTCCGATTGATGCCAACAGCATTCAGGTTTGCTATGACTGGGCTGTGACAACTAAGAACAAAGGCATTCCTATTACCGCTAGCAAATCTCCTTTACCCATTCGCACCACCTTTGATCAAACTCGCACTGCCTTAGAAAAAGGTGCAATTGAGCTACAAGAAACACCCGGAGAAAGAACAGTTGTCTTTGGCGTGGTTGGCGATATGATGCTAATTCCTGTTTTAGAAGCCGTAACAGCATTAAACGAACGCGGCATTGGCAGTAAAGTCATCAGCATTGTCAACCCAAGAAGGCTGTATCGCCCTAGCGATGTCGCTTGGGAGAGCTGTGCTCAGGCTGATGGAGGTTTTTTGAGCGATGCAGAGTTTGAAGAACTGTTTGACGGGGATGCACTGATTGGCGTAACTGGCGGATCGAGCGCGATGGTAGAGCCGCTCATGCTCAGAAGCAACGCACCACGTGACGTATTCTCTTGGAAGCGCGGAGAGACGGCTGCGAGTGCCCGTCAGCTCTTTTCCCTAAATGGTCTAACGGCGAATGCTCTAGCTCAACGAGCACAAGCTCTCTTGGAGGCTTAGGTCATGGCAGAAGATACAACGAATCAAGATCAGCCAAAGATAATTGTTCTAGATGACGATCCGACGGGTTCGCAGACGGTGCACAGCTGTCTGCTGCTGCTGAAGTGGGATGTGGAAACGCTGCTAACGGGATTAGAGGATGAGTCGCCGATCTTCTTTGTGCTGACGAATACGCGATCGCTCACGCCAGAAACCGCTGCTGCTGTCACGGCCGAGGTTTGTGACAATCTCAAGCAGGCCCTTACTAAAACCAACACCACTAATTTCCTACTGGTTAGTCGATCAGACTCTACCTTACGGGGACATTATCCAGTCGAAACCGACGTTATTGCAGAGCATCTAGGCCCCTTTGATGCACACTTTCTTACACCGACTTTCTTCGAAGCGGGTAGAGTAACTGTAGAGGGTACTCACTATATTGAGTCCAATGGTCAGCGGGTTCCTACCCATGATACAGAATTTGCTAAAGACTCTGTGTTTGGCTATAGCACTAGCTACCTACCCGACTATGTAGAAGAAAAAACAAAGGGTAGAATACCGGCTAGTGAAGTAGAGCAGTTCACCTTAAAAGATATTCGTCGGGGCAGCTTAGATAGACTGCTCATGCTGAAAGGAAATCGATGCGTGGCAGTCGATGGAGAAACGCAAAGCGACTTAGATAAATTCGCTAAAGATCTACTTGCCGCTGCTGCTCAAGGCAAAAAGTTTTTGTTCCGTAGTGCCGCTAGTCTGCTGACCTCTCTGGCGAATTTACCCCCGCAGCCTACTGCGCCTGAACAGATGTATCAGCTCACCCATTCCTTAGCGGGCGCAGTTGTCGTCGGCTCTCATGTCAAAAAAACAACTCGTCAGCTAGAGGCCCTTCTAGATGCGCCCAATACGGTAGGTGTAGAAGTGGATGTGTTACAGCTAAGAGATAATCCAGATACGGGACACCAGCAGCTGTTGAGTTCTCTTCTTAAAGAGATAGAAGACGCTCACGCTCAAGGTAAGACGCCCGTTATCTACACTAGCCGAACAGAGCTGACTTTTGATAATCCGCAGACTCGGCTGGCCTTCGGCGATGAAATTTCAGCCCTACTTGTGGAGGTAGTTCAGGCTTTGCCAAGGGATATTGGCTTTTTAATTAGTAAAGGTGGGATCACTTCAAATAACACGCTGAGCAAAGGTCTAGAGTTGACCTCTGCTAAACTACTTGGGCAAGTAATTCCAGGTGTGTCTGTGGTGATAACGCCTGCGGACCATCCTGAGTTTGTTGATTTGCCAGTTGTTGTTTTTCCTGGCAATGTAGGTGATGATTCTGCTTTAGCGCTAGCTTACAAACGATTGGCTAACATAAAATAGTACTGGCGAATGACAATGTTTGTCACTTGGCTGAAGTCGCAGTTTTTAGCTGAAAGTCTTTTAAAACAACAGGCTGAGTGACTAGCGTTTCATGGATGCGTTTAAAGACGCTATAGTCATCAACGTTGTTCCTTTCTTGTGGTATGGATACTCCGTTAGAAGACCTTGGGTAGAAGGCCTTGGGAACTTGTTCTTCTGGTAACTTCACTGAAATGATTTCTATCTAAAAACTTTCTATCTCGAAGATCTCTATCTAGAAACAATCAGCTCACATATGTATGGCTCTGCTGATTCAGAACTTAACTCCTTACAGAAGTAGCTACCACGTAAGAAAACAGGACGAACAATCGAAGGATCGCGTCCGTTTTCTTCTAGTGCTAACGCCTCGATATAGTTATCCACATCTTCGGTATGAAAGACTCTGAGCTGATAGCCTTCGACAATTGCTGCTGAGCCAAATTGCCGAACAAACGCATAGCGATCAAAGTAAGTGAACTGAGACCATAAACCAGCATCGATGATGACGTCTACGTATCTGAGCCCATCGTTTGTTCTGTAGGTACTCCACTGTGTAATTGCGGCTTCGTTTTGGCCTCTCTTATTAGGACCATAGCGTTCATTGAGCTGATCTTCTATCCAGGCGAAGGATGGCTCGCTAAGCTGAGTATCCGAGAGTCGGGTACTAGCAGAAATCAACTCTCCTCGATCCTTTGGAAGAAAGAGAGGAAGCGCTTGCATATTAGCTAGTCTAGATTGTAGTTCTGCTAGCTCTGCGCTTAAGCCTCCTATCGGCGCAACCCCCTGAGGCGGATCTAAATAACTATCAGGAACAGTAGGAAGATTATCTGGGACAGTAGGAATTCCATCCGGTTCGAGTTGGGCTATAGAAGACCGAGTAAGAATATTTGGATGTTCATGGAAAGGTTTATAGAAAGTTTCTGAATGAGGTTCAACGAAAGCCATAGCAGAGGCCCTAGTAGATATTACGAGAGCGCAGCTAATTACACCTAGCAGTATGCTAGCTAAGCGCTTGTGCTTTCTTTTAAGCCACTCCGGTACATCCTCCATTGTGTTTTCTGAGCTGTTCTAATTAGATTAGCTTGACTCTAGATAGGTTTAGATAAAACTGGTAGGTTCAAGATCAGCTGAGATCGGTGAATATGACCAAGGACCAAGGACTGAGCACTCACCGACTCCATCATCGTGACAATTCCTTTCGGGCGTAGTAAAGTGCCGTCGTTTCGACAGCTGCCTACGTAGCGCACAGTAACCTGACCAGTAGCCGTTAGTTTCTGTTGAGCGCTGTTTGGTAATGATGTCAGCAAAGCAGGTTCTACAATTTCAAGCTCGTAGAGATGCGATCGCAAATTTACCTGCTTGGTCTTTCCTGATTTAGTTGTCTTTGTCTGCATAATTTCCTCAGCTCCTAGCACTTGTGCTATCCACATTTGCCAGTTTGCTGGGTCATTCAAATTGTCTACCGCTTCAACCGATATCGCGAGTAAGTATTCCGCCAGGGCTAAGCTTTTGGTTGCAGAGGGCATCTGTAACGAAACCTCCTCTACTGCGTACAATGGCACGTCCACAGGCAGCTGCGCCTGTAGCCGCGCTTGAAATTCAGCTGGGTCCACTCGCTCTGTCAGTTCGAAATCAATGATCTCGCCTGTGCTAGTTATTCCCAAAGGCAGTGCATTTGCTAAAGAAATGCGGGGCCCCGGATGAAAGCCACCAGTGAACGCAATCGGCAAGGCAGCTCGCCGAATCGCCCGGTCCATCAGCCGCGCAAAATCTAGATGGCCGATCAACGCTATGTCCCCTAGCTTGCCCGCTTGAATTCTAATCCGCTGGGCTCTGTCCTGATTGGGCCGGAAATGACCAACGAACTGCGGAATTTCTAGGGGAGGGACGACGATATTATGACCAAAATCAGGACCGCAGATACCGCAATGAGAACAGCCTTCAAAAGAGCAGTCTGGAACTACCGCAGCTTCTAGTGCCCGCTTGAGATCGTCTTGTAGCCAGGATTTCTCAATGCCAGTATCGATATGATCCCATGGCAACGGTTTTTCAAGAACGGCCAGCATCGCGTCGCTGACATCTTGACCTTTACCCTCTGTCGTGGCGATGTTTTCATCTAGGTTCCATTCGCCACTTTCGACCTGACGATACTGCCAGTCTAGGCCTGCCTCTGCAATGGCCTGCGTCCAAGCGCCGAAAGCATTCTCCAAACTCTCCCACCAGGCATCCATTCCAGCGCCTAGCTCCCAGGCCCGGCGAACGACTAAGGAGAGCCGGCGATCGCCGCGACCCACAAAATTCTCCATTGCCGAGATGCGTACGTCGGTAAAGTTTGCCTTTACACCCCGAATAGCGTCCAGCTCAGATTTTAGCAACGCCTGCTTACGCCTAAATTCTTCTGTCGATACCGAGTGCCACTGAAACGGCGTATGCGGCTTTGGAGTTAGATTAGAGATCGTGATATTGAACTTTAGCGCCCGACGGCCTTTAATAAAGCACTCTCGACGCAGCCATCGTACCGTCTCGGCAACACCCAGCACGTCTACGTCCGTCTCGCCTGGTAAGCCAATCATAAAGTACAGCTTTACGCGCTCCCAGCCCTGCTCGTAGGCAGTCTTTACACCGCGCAGCAGCTCCTCATTGGTCAGCCCCTTATTGATAATATCGCGCATTCGCTGTGTACCAGCTTCTGGCGCAAAGGTCAGTCCTGTCTGTCGCAGGCCGCCTACGATATTGGCAATATTCTCGTCAAACCGGTCAACCCGCTGACTGGGCAACGACAGGTTGATATTGTCATTCTGCAGTCGATTCTTGATCTCCAAACCGACTGCAGGCAGCGCTAGGTAGTCCGAACAGCTCAAAGATAGTAGCGAGAACTCGTTATACCCGGTCTCGCGCATGCCTTTCTCGATGGTATCGATGACCTGCTCTGGCGGAACGTCTCTAGCCGGACGGGTCAGCATCCCGGGCTGACAAAAGCGACAGCCCCGAGTGCAGCCCCGACGAATCTCTACCGTTAGGCGATCATGAACCGTTTCTACGTAGGGAACTAGCCCAATAGAATACTCTGGCATCGGCGGTGCGACCCGGCGCAGTATTCTATTAGGAACATCCGGTCGGTTGGGATGCACTGAGCCATCTGTTACCATGTCGTAAAACCGAGGCACATAGACACCCGGGACCTGCGCTAAGTCTAGTAGAATCTCCTCACGACTAAGTCCTGCAGCCTTGCCTTCTTCTAGCACTAGCCCTACTTCTGGCAATAGCTCTTCGCCATCGCCCAGGGCGATAAAATCAAAGAAATCGGCATACGGTTCGGGGTTAGATGTGGCCGTTCCTCCGCCCGCAAAGATCAATGGCCAGCTACCATCTGCTACATTCCACTGACCATCGGATTGCAGGCGATCGCGCTCTTTCCAAGTCAGCGGTATTTGAGCTAGAGAAAGCATCTCAAGGATGTTAGTAGCGCCTAGCTCGTAGCTGAGACTAAAGCCGAGAATGTCGAAATCTGTGAGAGAGCGGCGAGATTCTACAGCAAACAGTGGAATCTGGCGATCGCGCAGCTTCTGAGTGAGATCTGGTGCTGGAAGGTAGGCGCGATCGCAGAGCTGCCGAGGCTGAGCATTCAAGATGCTGTACAGAATAATGTGACCTAGATTGGACGCGCCTACTTCATATATCTCTGGATAGGTCAGTACCCATCGCACCGCCGCCGTAGACCAAGACTTATGGATAGCGCCTCGTTCATTGCCCAAGTACCTAGCCGGACGAGAAATATCAGCTTTGAGTAGATCAGTGACAGTCTCAGAGAACGATATAGGGGTGAATGCAGGAAGCACAGCAGTTACAGCAAAAGATACTAGGGCCTTAACTATATCGCAAACCCCGTATTGCAAACCCCATATCGCTAGTTGACCTTTTTCCCCAGCGGTTATCTGGCGATCTACTGCTAACTTGCTAAACCGACTTATTCTATGCCGCCATAGGTACAGGTTCTTGATCAACCATGGTAAAGAGACGATCGAGCTGAGTGAGTTCTAGAACAATGCGAATAGAAGGAGGCGCAGAGTAGATACTTAAACGGTCGTAGAAAGGCTTAGCTTCGTTAAGAGCAGCCATTAGCGAAACGAGTCCGGCATTATCCATTGACTCTACCTTACTCATATCCACAACTAATTCGCTGGCATGATCTAAGGCCATTGCATCAGTCAACTGTTGCTGCAAACTAAGTGCACTCTCCGCATTAAGTACACCAGTTGGGCAGATAACCGTAACAGGGCTATTCAGGCTGGACATCTTTATCTTTTCCTCAATTGACTTTGATTAAATGGCTCGAAGCAACCACTTTTGTGGGCTCAGAACTGACGATTTTGACAATGAGCTACTTGGTACTTAGGTCGCTAGTAAGTAGGTAAACCATAGTCACCTGTCAATAGCTAGATACTCAAACCGGAACACCAAAAGATGTCCAATAGAGCAGTCAGCAAAGTACACTACCTCAGTACTAATGACCTCAGTATTAATAGGGAGTTAAGTGCTAATCGAGACTAAGGTGCCATTGAGCACCTGATCTACCTGTTCCTTATTTACTTTGAGCCTAAGACTTTGGAACCTGCCTACTAACTTAATGACTTAGGCTCAAGCAGACTAGAAGACAATGGTATATTTGTCTGAATCTTGTTCTACTTTGCCGTTCCTCTAAAGTTTTCAGTAAGACTACTTAAAGCTAGTTTTCCTAGAATTTTCAGAATTTTCAGTCTCACTGGCTACAAACGCTCTAGAGACCCTTTTGGCAGATGAGATCCCTATGACAAATTAAATGACAAATTAAGCTGTGGCAGATAGCGATGGTTCACGAAGATAGCTCGCTGGCTGAAGTGAAACGGAAAATATCAGTGTGCGTTTTCCAAAAGCTGTGGATAAATTCGCTAAGCTGACGACTGCTATGCTGAGTATCACTATTTGGCGTTAGTTTGAGCTGAACAATCAGCGAGAAAAAATCGAGATCGTAGGTGAGTTGAAAGGGCGTAAGCGGCCAAATTATATCTGGACAACCTTCTAGGTCATATAGTTTCAGACTGGACTGTTCGGGAGATTGGACTGCGTCTGAGATCATATCTTGACGTTTAGCCGATGTAGCACCTTCTGGCAGTCCTCGAATCAAGAGTGTAGGACGTGCCCAACACAGCCGCCTTTGACTGACAATCTGAATTGCTTCGACATATAGTCGAGATGAGCCATGCTCTAAGTAGAGAATTTGAGAGGGAACAACGCTCATGAGAATAAGGGGGTTTGAAGGATGCAATCTAAAAGGATTCACCAAAGAACCGAAGTGAAGTATTAATCTCAATTCGTATCGACTTATTTTCTTTGGCTAAGATATATTAATATTTTTGAAATACCTACACACTACCATCTTACAAGTGCTCTCGCATCTCTTGAGTTCAGATCTGTGTAGCAGAGAAAGAGCTAGCAAATTGTGGAGATTTTTCTCTTTGCTGGGCGGTTCTAGCGCGATCACTCACAATAATGAGAGTCAGCTTTACTTCAGTGGCAAAGTTTCAGTAGCAAAGTTTCAGATTGGATGATATGTCTACTTCTATTAGCACAATCGAAAAACCGTCGGTTTCAACTGTTCGTAAAATTGCCCCTCGTTACCGGGTGCTTTTGCACAACGACGATTTCAACAGCATGGAGTATGTGGTAGAGGCCTTGATTGAAACAGTCCCTTCGCTCACCGCACCTCAAGCGATAGATATTATGATGCAGACGCACAATACGGGGATCGGTCTAGTGATCGTCTGCGAGATGGAACATGCTGAGTTTTACTGTGAGGGACTCAAGGGTAAGGGGTTGACCAGTACGATCGAACCTGAAGAATAGAGGATAGGTGGCTGGGTTGCGTGTGATCGCGCTTCTAGAGGGCAAAGTAGAAAATTGGGCGAAGAAAAGGGATGCGTGGCTACGTATTGGCTTTTTTCTTTTTGTACTAGGGTTAGTTTGGTTGCCTTTCGGCGCCGTTGTTTATCTCCCTAATAGCTGGCTATGGGGATCAGATACTGCTGAGATTGCGGTCCTAGCACTGCTATATATCGGCTTTTTGCTGGGTCTGTCTCCTTGGGGCAGGCGCATTCATGCTTGGCAGCATCCATTTCAGCGCTGCGGTCTAATCATTCAGGCACAAACTGGTCGCGATTTGCTGGTGGCTTTGGCTATTGGAGTGCTGGGTGTCTTTGGTCTGTTCGGAATAGAGACGCTTTTGGGTTGGGCTGTGCCTAGCTCGCCCAGTCCACGACTAGTGAGATTTATTTTTGAAGGCCTAGGAATGGCGCTGCTAGTCGGTTTTGCAGAAGAGATGCTGTTTCGAGGGTGGGTACTCGCTGAGCTAGAGAAAGATTACAGCTCATCGAGTGCGCTGTGGATGAGTGCTCTTTTCTTTGCAGCGACGCATTTTATCAAGCCATGGACTGAGATTATGCGGACGCTTCCGCAGTTTTTGGGGTTGGTGTTATTGGGTATGGCTTTGGTATGGGCAAGGCGATCGCCCACGGGTGTCAAAGGGCAGCAGACAACTCGCTTAGGCTATCCAATCGGCCTACATGCTGGATTGATCTGGGGATACTACATCGTGAATGTGGGTGGTCTAAGCGAATATACAAACCGCGTCCCAGAATGGATCACAGGAATTGATCGCAACCCGCTTGCCGGGTTAATGGGTCTGATTTTACTGGGATTGATTGCTAGAGAGTTTGCTAAAACCGCCAAGGAAGACACAGCATAGAGAGGAAGACACGAACAGCGTCCTTAGACAGCACCTAGTACAGAGGCTAGTAGTGCCTGCTGGGCGTGCATTCGATTTTCCGCTTCGTTCCAAATGCGTGATTGTTTGCCTTCCATCACGGCTTCAGTGATCTCTTCACCCCGATGAGCCGGCAGACAGTGCAGCACGATTGCACTCTTATCGGCGATCGCCAAAGCAGATTCGTTTATCTGATAAGGCTCAAACGCAGGAATGCGCGTTTCGGCCAAGTCTTCTTGTCCCATACTGGC
It includes:
- a CDS encoding four-carbon acid sugar kinase family protein — protein: MAEDTTNQDQPKIIVLDDDPTGSQTVHSCLLLLKWDVETLLTGLEDESPIFFVLTNTRSLTPETAAAVTAEVCDNLKQALTKTNTTNFLLVSRSDSTLRGHYPVETDVIAEHLGPFDAHFLTPTFFEAGRVTVEGTHYIESNGQRVPTHDTEFAKDSVFGYSTSYLPDYVEEKTKGRIPASEVEQFTLKDIRRGSLDRLLMLKGNRCVAVDGETQSDLDKFAKDLLAAAAQGKKFLFRSAASLLTSLANLPPQPTAPEQMYQLTHSLAGAVVVGSHVKKTTRQLEALLDAPNTVGVEVDVLQLRDNPDTGHQQLLSSLLKEIEDAHAQGKTPVIYTSRTELTFDNPQTRLAFGDEISALLVEVVQALPRDIGFLISKGGITSNNTLSKGLELTSAKLLGQVIPGVSVVITPADHPEFVDLPVVVFPGNVGDDSALALAYKRLANIK
- a CDS encoding TIGR03960 family B12-binding radical SAM protein, which encodes MLPAFTPISFSETVTDLLKADISRPARYLGNERGAIHKSWSTAAVRWVLTYPEIYEVGASNLGHIILYSILNAQPRQLCDRAYLPAPDLTQKLRDRQIPLFAVESRRSLTDFDILGFSLSYELGATNILEMLSLAQIPLTWKERDRLQSDGQWNVADGSWPLIFAGGGTATSNPEPYADFFDFIALGDGEELLPEVGLVLEEGKAAGLSREEILLDLAQVPGVYVPRFYDMVTDGSVHPNRPDVPNRILRRVAPPMPEYSIGLVPYVETVHDRLTVEIRRGCTRGCRFCQPGMLTRPARDVPPEQVIDTIEKGMRETGYNEFSLLSLSCSDYLALPAVGLEIKNRLQNDNINLSLPSQRVDRFDENIANIVGGLRQTGLTFAPEAGTQRMRDIINKGLTNEELLRGVKTAYEQGWERVKLYFMIGLPGETDVDVLGVAETVRWLRRECFIKGRRALKFNITISNLTPKPHTPFQWHSVSTEEFRRKQALLKSELDAIRGVKANFTDVRISAMENFVGRGDRRLSLVVRRAWELGAGMDAWWESLENAFGAWTQAIAEAGLDWQYRQVESGEWNLDENIATTEGKGQDVSDAMLAVLEKPLPWDHIDTGIEKSWLQDDLKRALEAAVVPDCSFEGCSHCGICGPDFGHNIVVPPLEIPQFVGHFRPNQDRAQRIRIQAGKLGDIALIGHLDFARLMDRAIRRAALPIAFTGGFHPGPRISLANALPLGITSTGEIIDFELTERVDPAEFQARLQAQLPVDVPLYAVEEVSLQMPSATKSLALAEYLLAISVEAVDNLNDPANWQMWIAQVLGAEEIMQTKTTKSGKTKQVNLRSHLYELEIVEPALLTSLPNSAQQKLTATGQVTVRYVGSCRNDGTLLRPKGIVTMMESVSAQSLVLGHIHRSQLILNLPVLSKPI
- a CDS encoding STAS domain-containing protein, giving the protein MSSLNSPVTVICPTGVLNAESALSLQQQLTDAMALDHASELVVDMSKVESMDNAGLVSLMAALNEAKPFYDRLSIYSAPPSIRIVLELTQLDRLFTMVDQEPVPMAA
- the clpS gene encoding ATP-dependent Clp protease adapter ClpS; this encodes MSTSISTIEKPSVSTVRKIAPRYRVLLHNDDFNSMEYVVEALIETVPSLTAPQAIDIMMQTHNTGIGLVIVCEMEHAEFYCEGLKGKGLTSTIEPEE
- a CDS encoding CPBP family intramembrane glutamic endopeptidase; protein product: MAGLRVIALLEGKVENWAKKRDAWLRIGFFLFVLGLVWLPFGAVVYLPNSWLWGSDTAEIAVLALLYIGFLLGLSPWGRRIHAWQHPFQRCGLIIQAQTGRDLLVALAIGVLGVFGLFGIETLLGWAVPSSPSPRLVRFIFEGLGMALLVGFAEEMLFRGWVLAELEKDYSSSSALWMSALFFAATHFIKPWTEIMRTLPQFLGLVLLGMALVWARRSPTGVKGQQTTRLGYPIGLHAGLIWGYYIVNVGGLSEYTNRVPEWITGIDRNPLAGLMGLILLGLIAREFAKTAKEDTA